The Ornithinibacillus sp. 4-3 region GAATTTTAATACTTTCTTCTAATGTTTCTATCTCACTAGATAGCTCAGAAATTTCCATTTTTACCATAGATGACATATCATCATCTAAATTTTCCATCAGCATTGCTTTTGCATCTGCTAATTCAGAAGTCGCCTCTTTATACCGCTTATATTCTGCAACCACCTGTTGTAAATCTGATTGTTCTTTTGAATACTCTCTTAATTTGTCTATATCATTAACTATTTCTGGATCACTTAAAAACTCATTCAATTTATTAAAACGATCCTCTAACAATTGTAACCGATCAAACATCCTGTTCACCTCATATCAAATTCACCTTGGCTTATCTATATTCACCGGAGGCTTTAACTTGTTCAGTTAATTAAGTTCCTTATTTACGAGGAAATATAACTGAATCAAAGTTAATATAACAGAGTAATTATAATATATTACTGCTCTATTGGTCAAAAAATGTTTTGCAACCAGCTATTGCGGTTCTTCATTGACCGTTAATTGAAAAACATCCTTCCGATTATAATGTCCAACAACATCAAAATCAAAATGTCCACGAGTGATATCATCTAAATCAAGCGTTGCATATATTATTTCTTCTTTCCCAAAAACAGGCTCTACAACAAATTCACCAAGCGGATTAACAATACAGCTACCACCACGCGTAATTTCATCAGGCATGTTCTGCATTTCCTCTGTTTCTAATAAATCTACTTCATACATCTCTTTCGTACTGTACTGATTGCAGGACAATACAAAGCAACGTCCTTCTATTGCGATATGTCGCATTGTTGCAAACCATGTATCTCGTGAATCTGCTGTTGGTGCAAGATAAATCTGAATGCCTTTTTCATACATTGCTGCACGGGCAAGTGGCATGTAATTTTCCCAACAAATAAGTGCACCAATTTTTCCGAATGGGGTATCGAATACTGGCATTGTACTACCGTCACCCTCACCCCAAATCAGTCTTTCACTGCCTGTTGGTTTTAATTTACGATGCTTTCCAAGCAATTCTCCATCTGGACCGAAAAAGATTACTGTACAATATAAGGTTCCACCAGCTTTAACATCACGCTCAATAACTCCCATCACCATATATGCGCCAGCCTTCTTTGCTGCTTTTCCAAGTTGTTCTGTTTCTGGCCCTGGAACAGTGATAGAGTTTTTCGCATAGCGCAGAAAATCATCTCTTCCTTCTGGTGATCGACTTCCAACTAAAGCACCAAAGCCCATTCCTCTTGGATATGCCGGTATATATGCTTCAGGGAATAAAATAATATTAGCCCCTTGATCCCCTGCTTCATGAATTAATTGAACAGCTTTATCTACACACTTTTGTTTGTCCATTACAATAGAACCTACTTGAACAACTGCTACTTTACATGAATTCATTATGATAGCCCTCCTTGGTTCAAAAAAACTCCGTTAATTACAGTATATACTAAAATATTCACTGCTTTATATCTTTTTATTTACCTGGCACCTCATGATGATGTCGACAACGAGGTTCATAGGCCTCTGTTGCACCAACTAATATGATTGGATCCTCATAAGATGCTGGTACACCATCAATAAGTCGCTGTGTACGACTTGCAGGAGCCGTACAAATTGGACAAATCGCATTTAATTTCGTTACTGTTTCACTTAATGCCATTAATGTAGGCATCATTCCAAACGGTTCCCCACGAAAGTCTGTATCTAGTCCAGATAAAATGACCCGAATCTTCTCTGAAGCCAGTTTATTAACTACATCAACAATCGCTTCATCAAAAAACTGCACCTCATCAATAGCAACAATATCAACTGTTTCGTCTATATGCTCTAATATTACTTCAGCCGACTTTACAGGATATGCTGTAAAGGAAGAACCATTATGAGAAACAACCGAATCCAATTTATATCGATTATCAATTGCTGGTTTAAATACTTGCACTTTCAAATTTGCATATGTAGCCTGCTTAACACGACGGATAAGCTCCTCCGACTTTCCAGAAAACATACTACCACAAATCATTTCCACCCATCCATATTGCCGTGCGATAAACATCCTGCATTCCATTCCTTTCTACTGCTTCATTATGTAAAAAAAGAGTTACTATCTAGTTTAGATATAAAGATTCTAATTATCCAAAATAAAGAATAATCGCATGCATAAGTTTACAGGAAAAAAGGAATTTGAACAATGGACTTTAGAGCGGGTTAAATCTTATTTATAATGTTTCAAAAAGATAGAGAACAGGAGAAATTGCGCTTAAATATGCTGATAACTCCCTTTATTTCCTATTCTTTCTATGAGGAGGTTAGCTTCCAAAAGTTATTAAAAATAGACATAAAAAAACAGGCAAATATAAAACGCTTTGCCTGTTGCTGATCTGGACTAACGGAGTCCATTTCTTATTTTTATAAATTATATTTCTTCTTAAAGCGGTCAACACGTCCACCGACTCTATCTTCTCTTTGCTTACCAGTGTAGAATGGATGTGTATCAGAGCTAACTTCTACGCGGATAACAGGATATGTGTTACCGTCTTCCCACTCGATTGTTTCATCAGAGCTTTTTGTAGATCCACTTAAGAATTTATAACCTGAAGATGTATCAAGAAATACAACTTTTTGGTATTCTGGATGAATATCTTTACGCATGTCGTTTTCACTCCTTTGTTTCTAAGTCCTTCTATATAAAATATATAAGAGCCGAATTAGGATTAATTCTCCTTTTTAAACTCACATAAAAAGATTATATCAGTGTGTCAATATGATTGCAACAAGAAAAACAGGATTTTTTCCACGAGCAAATTTGCCAAAAATCTTATTTAAAACTTTCGCAAAAAAACCTCCATGTATTTCTTATCTTTTGGCGTTTGTTCCTCTACGACTTAGTTCTTTCTCAATCATTGTTAAAAATGCTTCATTGTTTTCTGTATTTCTTAACTTGCGCAAGAATCGCTCAAGAAAGTCGTGAGAATCCTGCATGCCATTACGGATTGCCCAGATTTTATCTAAATGATCTTTTGTAACAAGTAATTCTTCTTTTCTTGTTCCTGAACGTAGAATATCAATAGCTGGGAAGATTCGGCGATCTGCCAATTGACGATCAAGATGAATTTCCATATTACCTGTTCCCTTAAACTCCTCATAAATAACATCATCCATACGAGAGCCTGTATCAACTAGTGCTGTTGCTAAAATAGTGAAGCTACCACCTTCTTCGATATTACGTGCCGCTCCAAAGAATCTTTTTGGACGGTGGAAGGCTGCAGGGTCAATTCCCCCAGATAATGTTCTTCCGCTTGGAGGAATAACTAGGTTATATGCTCTTGTTAACCTTGTAATACTATCCATCAAAACAATAACATCACGTTTATGTTCTACAAGACGCATTGCACGTTCAAGCACCAATTCCGATACTTTAATATGGCTTTCTGGTACTTCATCAAATGTCGAACTAACAACGTCTACATCTGGATGTACAGAACGTTCAATATCTGTCACTTCTTCTGGACGCTCATCTACAAGTAAAATAATTAGCTTTGCCTCAGGATGATTTTCAGAAATACTATTAGCAATCTCCTTTAGAAAAGAAGTTTTACCCGCTTTT contains the following coding sequences:
- a CDS encoding carbon-nitrogen hydrolase family protein encodes the protein MNSCKVAVVQVGSIVMDKQKCVDKAVQLIHEAGDQGANIILFPEAYIPAYPRGMGFGALVGSRSPEGRDDFLRYAKNSITVPGPETEQLGKAAKKAGAYMVMGVIERDVKAGGTLYCTVIFFGPDGELLGKHRKLKPTGSERLIWGEGDGSTMPVFDTPFGKIGALICWENYMPLARAAMYEKGIQIYLAPTADSRDTWFATMRHIAIEGRCFVLSCNQYSTKEMYEVDLLETEEMQNMPDEITRGGSCIVNPLGEFVVEPVFGKEEIIYATLDLDDITRGHFDFDVVGHYNRKDVFQLTVNEEPQ
- a CDS encoding thymidine kinase, with protein sequence MFIARQYGWVEMICGSMFSGKSEELIRRVKQATYANLKVQVFKPAIDNRYKLDSVVSHNGSSFTAYPVKSAEVILEHIDETVDIVAIDEVQFFDEAIVDVVNKLASEKIRVILSGLDTDFRGEPFGMMPTLMALSETVTKLNAICPICTAPASRTQRLIDGVPASYEDPIILVGATEAYEPRCRHHHEVPGK
- a CDS encoding type B 50S ribosomal protein L31, giving the protein MRKDIHPEYQKVVFLDTSSGYKFLSGSTKSSDETIEWEDGNTYPVIRVEVSSDTHPFYTGKQREDRVGGRVDRFKKKYNL
- the rho gene encoding transcription termination factor Rho, with the translated sequence MASLTISQLETLTLKEIYNLAREFKVSYYSKLTKRELIFAILKAQAEKDGFLFMDGILEIITSEGFGFLRPINYAPSAEDIYISASQIRRFDLRNGDKVSGKVRPPKENERYYGLLHVDAVNDEDPETAKERVHFPALTALYPNRFMKMEHTQRKLSTRIMDLMTPVGFGQRGLIVSPPKAGKTSFLKEIANSISENHPEAKLIILLVDERPEEVTDIERSVHPDVDVVSSTFDEVPESHIKVSELVLERAMRLVEHKRDVIVLMDSITRLTRAYNLVIPPSGRTLSGGIDPAAFHRPKRFFGAARNIEEGGSFTILATALVDTGSRMDDVIYEEFKGTGNMEIHLDRQLADRRIFPAIDILRSGTRKEELLVTKDHLDKIWAIRNGMQDSHDFLERFLRKLRNTENNEAFLTMIEKELSRRGTNAKR